The proteins below come from a single Procambarus clarkii isolate CNS0578487 chromosome 26, FALCON_Pclarkii_2.0, whole genome shotgun sequence genomic window:
- the LOC138368886 gene encoding uncharacterized protein gives MKDLIRVMRHEDLIRVMRHEDLIHVMRHEDLIRVMRHEDLIRVMRHEDLIRVMRHEDLIRVMRHEDLIRVMRYEDLIHVMRYEDLIHVMRYEDLIHVMRYEDLILVMRFSVFIPQVISHHSSSCQSSFLRLSVIIPQVVSHHSSGYLSSFLRFSVFIPHVVSHHSSGYQSSFLRLSVIIPQVISHHSSCFQSSFLRLSVIIPHVVSHHSSGYQSSFLRFSVIIPQVFSLHSSGYQSSFLMFSVIIPQVISHHSSCFQSSFLRLSVIIPQVISHHSSGYQSSFLMFSVIIPQVVSHHSSGCQSSALRLSVNSLFLSQQTQYSSVSRHSIPQSADTVFLSQQTQYSSVSRHSIPQPADTVFLRQQIQYSSANRHSIPKPADTVFLSQQTQYSSVSRHSIPQSADTVFLSQQTQYSSVSRHSIPQSADTVFLSQQTQYSSVSRHSIPQSADTVFLSQQTQYSSVSRHSIPQSADTVFLSQQTQYSSASRYSIPQPADTVFLSQQTQYSSVSRHSIPQSADTVFLSQQTQYSSVSRHSIPQSADTVFVSQQIQYSSVSRHSIPQSADTIFLSQQTSIPQQADTVFLSQQTQYSSVSRHSTPQSADTVFLSQQTQYSSVRRHSIPQSADTVFLSQQTQYSSASRHSIPQSVDTVFLSQQTQYSSVSRHSIRQPAGTVFLSQQTQYSSVSRHSIPQSADTVFLSQQTQYSSVSRHSIPQLADTVFVSQQTQYSSASRHSIPQSADRLFLSQQKQYSSVSRHSIPQQADTVFLSQQTQYSSVSGHKIPQSADTVFLRQQTQYSSVNRHSIRQSADTIFVSQQTQNSSTSRHSIPQSADTVFVSQQTQYSSASRHSIPQSADTVFLSQQTQYSSVSRHSISQSADTLFLSQQTQYSSVSRHSIPQSADTVFVSQQTQYSSVSRHSIRQSADTVFLSQQTQYSSANRHSIRQSADTLFVSQQTQYSSVSRHSIPQAADTVFVSQQTQYSSVSRHSICQSADTVFVSQQTQYSSASRHSIRQSADTVFVSQQTQYSSASRHSIRQSADTVFVSQQTQYSSVSRHSIPQPADTVFLSQQTQYSSVSRHSIPQSADIVFQ, from the exons ATGAAGGACCTCATACGTGTGATGAGGCATGAAGACCTCATACGTGTGATGAGGCATGAGGACCTCATACATGTGATGAGGCATGAAGACCTCATACGTGTGATGAGGCATGAAGACCTCATACGTGTGATGAGGCATGAAGACCTCATACGTGTGATGAGGCATGAAGACCTCATACGTGTGATGAGGCATGAAGACCTCATACGTGTGATGAGGTATGAGGACCTCATACATGTGATGAGGTATGAGGACCTCATACATGTGATGAGGTATGAGGACCTCATACATGTGATGAGGTATGAGGACCTCATACTTGTTATGAG GTTTTCAGTCTTCATTCCTCAGGTTATCAGTCATCATTCCTCAAGTTGTCAGTCATCATTCCTCAGGTTATCAGTCATCATTCCTCAGGTTGTCAGTCATCATTCCTCAGGTTATCTGTCATCATTCCTCAGGTTTTCAGTCTTCATTCCTCATGTTGTCAGTCATCATTCCTCAGGTTATCAGTCATCATTCCTCAGGTTGTCAGTCATCATTCCTCAGGTTATCAGTCATCATTCCTCATGTTTTCAGTCATCATTCCTCAGGTTATCAGTCATCATTCCTCATGTTGTCAGTCATCATTCCTCAGGTTATCAGTCATCATTCCTCAGGTTTTCAGTCATCATTCCTCAGGTTTTCAGTCTTCATTCCTCAGGTTATCAGTCATCATTCCTCATGTTTTCAGTCATCATTCCTCAGGTTATCAGTCATCATTCCTCATGTTTTCAGTCATCATTCCTCAGGTTGTCAGTCATCATTCCTCAGGTTATCAGTCATCATTCCTCAGGTTATCAGTCATCATTCCTCATGTTTTCAGTCATCATTCCTCAGGTTGTCAGTCATCATTCCTCAGGTTGTCAGTCATCAGCTCTCAGGTTGTCAGTCAACTCATTATTCCTCAGCCAGCAGACACAGTATTCCTCAGTCAGCAGACACAGTATTCCTCAGTCAGCAGACACAGTATTCCTCAGTCAGCAGACACAGTATTCCTCAGTCAGCAGACACAGTATTCCTCAGCCAGCAGACACAGTATTCCTCAGACAGCAGATACAGTATTCCTCAGCCAACAGACACAGTATTCCTAAGCCAGCAGACACAGTATTCCTCAGCCAGCAGACACAGTATTCCTCAGTCAGCAGACACAGTATTCCTCAGTCAGCAGACACAGTATTCCTCAGTCAGCAGACACAGTATTCCTCAGTCAGCAGACACAGTATTCCTCAGTCAGCAGACACAGTATTCCTCAGTCAGCAGACACAGTATTCGTCAGTCAGCAGACACAGTATTCCTCAGTCAGCAGACACAGTATTCCTCAGTCAGCAGACACAGTATTCCTCAGTCAGCAGACACAGTATTCCTCAGTCAGCAGACACAGTATTCCTCAGCCAACAGACACAGTATTCCTCAGCCAGCAGATACAGTATTCCTCAGCCAGCAGATACAGTATTCCTCAGCCAGCAGACACAGTATTCCTCAGTCAGCAGACACAGTATTCCTCAGTCAGCAGACACAGTATTCCTCAGTCAGCAGACACAGTATTCCTCAGTCAGCAGACACAGTATTCCTCAGTCAGCAGACACAGTATTCGTCAGTCAGCAGATACAGTATTCGTCAGTCAGCAGACACAGTATTCCTCAGTCAGCAGACACAATATTCCTCAGTCAGCAGACCAGTATTCCTCAGCAAGCAGACACAGTATTCCTCAGTCAGCAGACACAGTATTCTTCAGTCAGCAGACACAGTACTCCTCAGTCAGCAGACACAGTATTCCTCAGTCAGCAGACACAGTATTCCTCAGTCAGAAGACACAGTATTCCTCAGTCAGCAGACACAGTATTCCTCAGCCAGCAGACACAGTATTCGTCAGCCAGCAGACACAGTATTCCTCAGTCAGTAGACACAGTATTCCTCAGTCAGCAGACACAGTATTCCTCAGTCAGCAGACACAGTATTCGTCAGCCAGCAGGCACAGTATTCCTCAGTCAGCAGACACAGTATTCCTCAGTCAGCAGACACAGTATTCCTCAGTCAGCAGACACAGTATTCCTCAGTCAGCAGACACAGTATTCCTCAGTCAGCAGACACAGTATTCCTCAGTTAGCAGACACAGTATTCGTCAGCCAGCAGACACAGTATTCCTCAGCCAGCAGACACAGTATTCCTCAGTCAGCAGACAGATTATTCCTCAGTCAGCAGAAACAGTATTCCTCAGTCAGCAGACACAGTATTCCTCAGCAAGCAGACACAGTATTCCTCAGTCAGCAGACACAGTATTCCTCAGTCAGCGGACACAAAATTCCTCAGTCAGCAGACACAGTATTCCTCAGACAGCAGACACAGTATTCCTCAGTCAACAGACACAGTATTCGTCAGTCAGCAGACACAATATTCGTCAGTCAGCAGACACAGAATTCCTCAACAAGCAGACACAGTATTCCTCAGTCAGCCGACACAGTATTCGTCAGTCAGCAGACACAGTATTCCTCAGCCAGCAGACACAGTATTCCTCAGTCAGCAGACACAGTATTCCTCAGCCAGCAGACACAGTATTCGTCAGTCAGCAGACACAGTATTAGTCAGTCAGCAGACACATTATTCCTCAGTCAGCAGACACAGTATTCGTCAGTCAGCAGACACAGTATTCCTCAGTCAGCAGACACAGTATTCGTCAGTCAGCAGACACAGTATTCGTCAGTCAGCAGACACAGTATTCGTCAGTCAGCAGACACAGTATTCCTCAGTCAGCAGACACAGTATTCCTCAGCCAACAGACACAGTATTCGTCAGTCAGCAGACACATTATTCGTCAGTCAGCAGACACAGTATTCGTCAGTCAGCAGACACAGTATTCCTCAGGCAGCAGACACAGTATTCGTCAGTCAGCAGACACAGTATTCGTCAGTCAGCAGACACAGTATTTGTCAGTCAGCAGACACAGTATTCGTCAGTCAGCAGACACAGTATTCCTCAGCCAGCAGACACAGTATTCGTCAGTCAGCAGACACAGTATTCGTCAGTCAGCAGACACAGTATTCGTCAGCCAGCAGACACAGTATTCGTCAGTCAGCAGACACAGTATTCGTCAGTCAGCAGACACAGTATTCGTCAGTCAGCAGACACAGTATTCCTCAGCCAGCAGACACAGTATTCCTCAGCCAGCAGACACAGTATTCCTCAGTCAGCAGACACAGTATTCCTCAGTCAGCAGACATTGTTTTCCAGTAA